The genome window AGCTGCGATAAAGGCCACCGGCCGCGACCCGAGCCTCAGCGCGATCTTCCACCCTGGCATGCTGCAGGTGACGATCCTTGCTTCACTGCTGGCTTTCGGCGTCGTCGGCGTGGGCGGAGCAATTGTCAACTGGCTGCCGACGTTCATGAAGACGGTCCGTCACCTCTCGCCAAGCGCCTCAGGCTACTACGTATTTCTGGTTACCGGCGGTTCGTTCTTCGGTTTCCTGGCAAGCGCATACCTGTCCGACGTGCTCGGACGGCGACGGACATTCCAGTTGTTTCTGGTCTGCTCATGGGTGGTGACCATTGCCTATATGTTCCTGCCGCTATCGGGCTGGGGACTCATTCTGATGGGTGTGCCATTCGGCTTCTTCACGATCGGCAACTACGCAGCGCTGGGTCCCTTCTTTACCGAACTCTTCCCGACAGCGATACGTGGCAGCGGCCAAAGCTTCGCCTATAACTTCGGCAAGGCGGCCGGTGCTATCGCAGTCTCCTGCATCGGCATTCTGGCGCAGTGGATCACCTTGGCAGAGGCCATCGGGCTGATTGCGTTGCTCGGCTACAGCATCGCGATCGTGGCAACGCTGCTGCTTCCTGAAACGAAAGGCATCAATCTTATGCCAGGCCTCGGTCCAACGGCGGATGAGGACGACCAGTCCGCCGCAACGAGGGAACAAACCGCTGCGGGTAGCCCCTGACCCCACAGGGACCGTTGGAACCCGACGGCACGCGATATGCGATCCACAGAGATGACATAGGACCTCGGGCCCGCGCCCCGAGAGACGAAATGACCAACCACCGGTTTGCCGAGCGCATGCGCTTGGGACAAATCGCAACCCTCCACGACGCAACCTGGATGCTTCCGTGGAGCTTCTTTCTGGACCAAGGAGAGACCAATGAAATCAACTTTCCCGTACCTGGTTCTTGCCATGACTTTGGCGACACAAGGGAGCATCGCCCAAGCGCAAGCCGCAGGCGGACCAATGCAAATCATGGTTGCGACACCCCAGCAACT of Rhizobium sp. NXC24 contains these proteins:
- a CDS encoding MFS transporter; translated protein: MFGWYRELTNRERNTFWGCFAGWAVDAMDAQLFSFVLPVLIAAWGLTTAQAGYLATATLLSAAVGGWACGYLADRFGRVRVMQFTILWFSVFTLIAGFTQNFEQLIVVRVLQGLGFGGEWAAGAVLMGEIIRPIHRGKAVGSVQSGFGVGWSAAAILASIVLAYVPAEYAWRTLLMIGVLPGLLVLHLRRTIEEPELYQQTRAAIKATGRDPSLSAIFHPGMLQVTILASLLAFGVVGVGGAIVNWLPTFMKTVRHLSPSASGYYVFLVTGGSFFGFLASAYLSDVLGRRRTFQLFLVCSWVVTIAYMFLPLSGWGLILMGVPFGFFTIGNYAALGPFFTELFPTAIRGSGQSFAYNFGKAAGAIAVSCIGILAQWITLAEAIGLIALLGYSIAIVATLLLPETKGINLMPGLGPTADEDDQSAATREQTAAGSP